TATTATTGTTTCAAATCTATAATTTTCTCCATTACATGATTGGAAATTTTAGGGTTCCTGCGTTAGGGTTGTTCTATCATCTAATTTTGAGATAATTGATGCGTATTTTTAAGGAATGAGAGAAAAGAATTTGAAAGATAGCAGTAAGAACAATATctattaagatttttaattcTATGTTGTTCGACTAAGAatgttttgtgttcttttttttcttaattttaattttcaattcagaAAATAAAGTAATGATCTCTTATGATTCCATTGTTTATAGATTTAGGGTTGGTCACTTTTTAATTTCCGTACAATTGGAAATATTTACCGTTTTAATTGAGAATTATAATTTAAGGGAATAATGCATGATTTTATTTTGCAtgaattgatattaattttaacagCACGATTATAAACTTTGGTCGAATTGGTTTGATGGGCATTGTTTTGATGCAAATTAACGTTGATCATGATATGTATTTAAAGAATTTGGTTTTAAGTTTGGTTCTATAATatttagttttgatattttatggttTCATATATTTGGTTAGATTATAATGATATGATCTATAGTTTAAATTGTGAGATATGTCAATTATTATGAtgttgatttttaatatttaactttgATAAATATACTATTGTCGGGATTTTGGGTGGTCTACCTTATTTGGTCACttattttcatgctttttttttttttttttgcttttctctATGATTTGCAAGTGGTAAGTGAGTAATTCATAAAACATGATGTTCATATTTTGGGAATTTAAGTGTTTGTTGGAATTTTTCGTtggtttctttgttttgttgACTTTTGTTTACAAGTTTTGCATCTATTTTTCTCTAAGAGCATGCTCTATTgtggtttgtttattttcatattccatgtttttcttttttaggaattttaatgTTGGATGCTTTAGTGTAAATCTAAaccaattatattttttaagtattagTCATGGTATTGTAATGATGGGATTGTCTAATCGGTGAAAAGATTTCGTTCTATGAttaattcatcattttttaattaaatcatcaaaattaaggTTTTGATTCGATGGTAGTATTAAGACAAccttattttgggttatttgaAATCATAGCGTGAtcagaaattttagttttgacatTTGACTATTaaggaaatattaaatttggatattagtatgtttatatatttttaaaataacttagtTGAAACAATAAGTTACTAAAGTGACCTCtgttgtaaaaattattttattttaaaatataaaaggttgtgTACATGTAACTTAAGTTATGTTAATATTGATTAGCCTAAGGGaatgttaatatttaacaaaattacatgTGCAAGCGTGGTAATAAACATATgatgattatttgattttacaTGTGAGCAATAAATCAGCCTAAAGAAAGATTTATTGTTCGACATGTTTTATTGACAATCTTTGATTACTACAATAAAATAtcacttacaagttaatattttgtccaaagatgaaatattaataGAGTCTCCGATATCTTGAGATGGGATttactttattcaaattattttggtttaattttgaaatattttgaaataaataaattcagatTTTTGCTTTGATACTTAATTAAGaatgtctaatattttaaatagattagttcAAACAAAATGCCACCAACGTGACCTCTTTTgcatagattattttatttaaaatatcaatatgattatatgttttttgtGATTCATGCGTTTCTTAATTGAaccaaaggtaagttaatatttgacAACATTTCAACGACATATgtggtgataaatgtgtgacaattataagatactttatgtgagcaataagttagtccaaagattgatttattatttgacataatttattatcaatatttgaTTGCTACAACAATGATGATCGCTTCtttgttaatattattgtccaaagacttgatattaatgttgCATTTCATATATTGAGATGAGATTAAccactattttgaatttattttttacttatgaatattcatgtgagcttgtttttatctattttgttctATATTCAGCTAGTTTATCTTCTGCTGCCACAATATCTGCTAAAATAAATTCTATACTCATGCTTCATGGGACTAATTTCAAGGAATATAAAAGGCACTTGCTTATAATGCTTGGTTGTATGGATATAGATCTTGCTCTAAGGAAAGAACAACTTGCACCTCTCATTGCGGCAAGCACCCTTGATGCTAAAATGGATGTTGAGAGGTGGGATTGTTCAAACTGCATGAGTCTAATGGATTATGAGCACAACATTCTAGAAGCCTTTAGGGGCACAGAATCTGAAGAGATTACTCAGGCCAAGGGTTTCCTTAACGAAATTGagaaacatttttccaaaagcGATAAAGTTGAGATGAAATCACTTCTGACTTGTTTGATGTCTGTGAAGTACAAGGGTCAAGGAAACTTGAGGGACTACATTATGGATATGTTCCATGTTACTTCAAGACTTAAGGCACATAAGATCGAGCTTTCTGAGGAATTGTTTATTCTTATGGTTTTGGTATCACTTCTTACATagtttaaccaatttaaaattagttacaaCCGTCAAAAGGAGAAATGAAAtctaaatgagctcatttatcATTGTGTGCAAGAGGAAGAAAAGTTGAAACATGATAAGTCTGAAAGTGCTCATTTGACCAGTGCCTCTAAAGACAACAACTTACATTCTAAATAGAGTACCCACTAAAGCAGCTGCAAAAACACCTTATAAGCTTTGGATAGGTCGAAAGCCTAGTCTAAAACACTTTCACATTTGGGGATATCCAACTGAGGCAAGGCCTTATAGGCTACATGAAATGAAATTGGACTCCAAAACAGTAAGCAGATGTTCTATTGGTTATTCTAAGTGATTTAAGGgctataagttttatgatcCCACAATTAGGAATATTTTTAAGATGGGAACTACAATATTTTTTGAGAATGTTGAGTTTAGAGGGAGAAATAAGGTTAGAGACATTGCTTTTGAGGAATTGGATACTAACTCAGTTTCTACTATCACATTTGACAATGTTCAGGTTCTCATACCTATCATTGATCAATAAGTGAATCTAGAACTTAAACAAGACAGTGTTAAACAACTCCCTATTAAAGATGAGGTAATATTTCTAGAAGAACAAACTCAACAACCTTAAGAACAAGTGTTATTAAGGAGGTCTATAAGAGAGAGGAGaaatgatattttagattattatgttatgtttttctAAGTAAATGAGGATGATAATGGAATGACAAAAAATGATCCAATCAACTTTCGTCAGACCATGAAAAGTTCTAATTCTCAAAAATGGATTGATGTCATGCAAAAAGAGTATAAGTCTATACAATACAATAAAGTTTGAGAACTTGTCCCATTACCTGAAGATGCAAAATGGATTGGttataaatagatatttaaaacCAAGAGGGATGCAAATGGTAGTGTGGAGGGGTATAAGGCGCATATTGTAGCTAAAGAATATACTCAGAAAGAAGGCATTGATTTTACAGAGACTTTCTCTCTAGTTTCATCGAAAGAATTTTTCAGGACAATCATGGAGCTTGTTGCTCATCTTGATCTTGAGTTACATCAGATGGATGTTAAGACTGCATTTTTCAATGGTGgcattaaagaaataatttatatggtaCAACCAAAAAACTTTGAGTCGGGAAACCTAAAGaatatggtttcaaattaa
This genomic stretch from Gossypium raimondii isolate GPD5lz chromosome 6, ASM2569854v1, whole genome shotgun sequence harbors:
- the LOC105772018 gene encoding uncharacterized protein LOC105772018, with the protein product MLHGTNFKEYKRHLLIMLGCMDIDLALRKEQLAPLIAASTLDAKMDVERWDCSNCMSLMDYEHNILEAFRGTESEEITQAKGFLNEIEKHFSKSDKVEMKSLLTCLMSVKYKGQGNLRDYIMDMFHVTSRLKAHKIELSEELFILMVLVSLLT